In the Streptomyces sp. NBC_00193 genome, TCATGCTGCCGCGCAAGGCCGTCCCCATGGCCGAGCGCGAGGGCGGCACGGAGCACGTGGGCTAGCACCGCGCGCCTGAGCACCTCACTCACGGGCATGTCCGCCTCTGTTGGCGGACATGCCCGTTTGTTTTGTTTTCGGCCGCAAACGGGCGTACTCTACGAGAGAACCCACAGAGTCGGGCATCGAACGGATCTGAAACCACATGTACGCACCGGAGCGCCAGCAGGAGATCCTCCGCCTCGCCCGCGAGGCGGGCCGGGTCGATGTCCTGTCCCTGGCCGACCAGTTCCAGGTCACGGCCGAGACCGTGCGCCGCGACCTCAAGGCCCTGGACCGGGCCGGGCTCGTGCGCCGGGTGCACGGCGGTGCCATACCGGCCGGCCGCCTCGACTTCGAGCCGGACCTCACCGAGCGCGAGGCCACCGCGGCCGACGAGAAGGACCGCATCGCGGCCGCCGCCCTCGCTGAACTCCCCGACGGCGGCAGCATCGTGCTCGACGCGGGCAGTACGGTGGCCCGCCTCGCGGCGGCCATTCCCGTCGACACCGCGCTCACCGTGGTCACCCACGCGCTGCCCGTCGCCGCCCGGCTCGCCGACCACACCGGCATCGACCTCCACCTCGTCGGAGGCCGGGTCCGCCACCGCACCCGCGCCGCGGTCGACGCGTGGGCCCTGCGGGCATACGCCGAGATCCGCGCGGACGTCCTCTTCCTCGCGACGAACGGCTTCACGCCCGAGGGTGGCCTGACCACCCCCGATCTCGCCGAGGCCGCCGTCAAGCGGGCCGCGATGGCGGCAGCCCGCCGCGTCGTCCTCCTCGCCGACTCCGCGAAGGCGGGCCAGGAGCACTTCGCGTGCTTCG is a window encoding:
- a CDS encoding DeoR/GlpR family DNA-binding transcription regulator; this translates as MYAPERQQEILRLAREAGRVDVLSLADQFQVTAETVRRDLKALDRAGLVRRVHGGAIPAGRLDFEPDLTEREATAADEKDRIAAAALAELPDGGSIVLDAGSTVARLAAAIPVDTALTVVTHALPVAARLADHTGIDLHLVGGRVRHRTRAAVDAWALRAYAEIRADVLFLATNGFTPEGGLTTPDLAEAAVKRAAMAAARRVVLLADSAKAGQEHFACFGTFADVDLLITDQGLSPAHKAAIEAAGTEVVLV